Proteins encoded within one genomic window of Streptomyces kaniharaensis:
- a CDS encoding lysine N(6)-hydroxylase/L-ornithine N(5)-oxygenase family protein, whose amino-acid sequence MSEMPETFDLVGVGIGPSNLSLAALTSGEPGLSTVFVDHKDRFEWHPGLMLPDAQMQVHFLKDLVTPVDPTNPFSFLAFQVDTKRLYRLLVTGRSKVPRREFEQYCQWAVAGLDNLRFGVRAENVEWDGGSFVVHTSDGLLQARNIVVGTGLAPRLPHSMRGHDPERVFHTDQLLRRPRDFAGKRVAVVGGGQSGAEVVNYLLGGEERRPEQILWGTRRTNLLPLDDSPFVDELYLPDYSHHFYGLPEHEREEIVQRLRLTSDGISIPLLEDLYRRLYDLDLLEGRERSCRILLDHTLEDLEETAEGLVITWRPARGGEPVREAVDVVICATGYEHAMPDLLLGLKDRLAISDGLPVVRPDFSLQWDGPAEHRIFVQNAARREYGVADPNLSLLAWRSAVITNSLLGRRRYDTGSVSTALDWAPPGPQEADDAPAELALNTGR is encoded by the coding sequence ATGAGTGAGATGCCGGAGACTTTCGATCTGGTGGGTGTCGGCATAGGTCCCTCGAATCTGAGTCTCGCGGCACTGACGTCGGGGGAACCGGGTTTGTCGACCGTCTTCGTCGACCACAAGGACCGATTCGAGTGGCATCCCGGCCTGATGCTGCCGGACGCGCAGATGCAGGTCCACTTCCTGAAGGACCTGGTCACTCCGGTCGACCCGACCAACCCGTTCTCCTTCCTGGCCTTCCAGGTGGACACCAAACGGCTCTACCGCCTGCTGGTGACCGGCCGGTCGAAGGTGCCGCGCCGGGAGTTCGAGCAGTACTGCCAGTGGGCGGTGGCTGGCCTGGACAACCTGCGCTTCGGCGTGCGGGCGGAGAACGTCGAGTGGGACGGCGGTTCCTTCGTCGTCCACACCAGCGACGGCCTCCTCCAGGCCCGCAACATCGTCGTCGGCACCGGCCTCGCACCGCGGCTGCCGCACAGCATGCGCGGCCACGACCCCGAGCGGGTTTTCCACACCGACCAACTGCTCCGCCGGCCGCGGGACTTCGCCGGCAAGCGGGTCGCCGTCGTCGGCGGCGGGCAGAGCGGCGCCGAGGTCGTCAACTACCTGTTGGGCGGCGAGGAACGGCGCCCCGAGCAGATCCTCTGGGGCACCCGGCGAACCAACCTGCTCCCGTTGGACGACAGCCCGTTCGTCGACGAGCTCTACCTGCCCGACTACAGCCACCACTTCTACGGTCTGCCGGAGCACGAGCGCGAAGAGATCGTGCAGCGGCTACGCCTCACCAGCGACGGCATCTCCATCCCGCTGCTGGAGGACCTCTACCGGCGGCTGTACGACCTGGACCTCCTGGAGGGCCGCGAGCGCAGCTGCCGCATCCTGCTCGACCACACCCTGGAGGACCTGGAGGAGACCGCCGAGGGGCTGGTCATCACCTGGCGCCCGGCCCGCGGCGGGGAGCCGGTGCGGGAGGCGGTGGACGTCGTCATTTGCGCCACCGGCTACGAGCACGCCATGCCCGACCTACTGCTCGGGCTCAAGGACCGGCTCGCGATCAGTGACGGCCTGCCGGTGGTGCGGCCGGACTTCAGCCTCCAGTGGGACGGCCCGGCGGAGCACCGCATCTTCGTCCAGAACGCCGCGCGGCGGGAGTACGGGGTGGCGGACCCCAACCTCAGCCTGCTCGCCTGGCGCAGCGCGGTGATCACCAACAGCCTGCTCGGCCGCCGGCGCTACGACACCGGATCGGTGAGCACGGCCCTGGACTGGGCGCCGCCCGGTCCGCAGGAGGCGGACGACGCACCCGCCGAACTCGCCCTGAACACGGGGCGCTGA
- a CDS encoding class I tRNA ligase family protein, which yields MTVPRTVNDLNLPEFVRSVLPAWAQNPELPVNVRRVTLRPGETTAPHNHHDVEVWVILDGSGEVTSDGETAPVAAGDALRLPPLGVHTLHNPAEDRPLSFLTFWWEDLAALDAEHDRRAAQTGETGRPVLLLPSFPTPNGELHLGHLAGPFLNADLLRRGLIARGTPVRLLLGTVGHQSQVAAAALDQGLTFYELAERNTDAIQEALAAARVEWDVFVRPSSPRYPQVALEFFERLRANGTVVAKTVQANYCVPCESYLFEAFVAGACPHCGSRDTAGIECEACALPFADHELLDPSCSSCGTPAEQRELTRYYMPLEPLRARLADYLRSVAMSARLRSYVDRVMAAPLPDLPVSTVAADGILLPADPSGATDGQRMYSAFELAARFITAVDDLARQHGVASWEEYAEAVQPRTVLFFGFDNAFLRAVVFPAVLGAFTDKLALADTMVCNEFYLLDGQKFSTGRKHAIWGRDAFRPETSDQLRLYLAATSPDIRRRDFVVADYERFVRDELAGQWEGWLASVDDRLRKYFGGVAPEAGSWNGEAEQFYGRIRAFAARLTSALEPERFSARAAARELRDFVAEARRFTEVCEDVLVVQPVSATARTCTALELMAVRALAVAAEPLLPELAARLSGQLGAAASAAGDDPVRWVAPGTAVALTGPYFSSDALIGPSH from the coding sequence GTGACCGTTCCACGCACCGTCAATGACCTGAACCTGCCGGAATTCGTCCGAAGCGTCCTGCCGGCCTGGGCCCAGAACCCCGAACTTCCCGTCAACGTCCGCAGGGTCACCCTGCGGCCCGGCGAGACCACGGCCCCGCACAACCACCACGACGTCGAGGTCTGGGTGATCCTCGACGGCAGCGGTGAGGTCACCTCGGACGGCGAGACCGCGCCGGTGGCGGCGGGCGACGCGCTCCGCCTCCCGCCGCTGGGCGTGCACACCCTGCACAACCCGGCCGAGGACCGGCCGCTCTCCTTCCTCACCTTCTGGTGGGAGGACCTGGCCGCGCTGGACGCCGAGCACGACCGGCGTGCCGCGCAGACCGGGGAGACCGGTCGCCCCGTCCTGCTGCTGCCTTCCTTCCCGACGCCCAACGGCGAACTCCACCTGGGGCACCTGGCCGGCCCGTTCCTCAACGCCGACCTGCTGCGCCGCGGCCTGATCGCGCGGGGCACCCCGGTCCGGCTGCTGCTGGGCACCGTCGGACACCAGAGCCAGGTCGCGGCCGCCGCCCTCGACCAGGGGCTGACCTTCTACGAACTGGCCGAGCGCAACACCGACGCGATCCAGGAGGCGCTGGCCGCCGCGAGGGTCGAATGGGACGTCTTCGTCCGGCCGTCGTCCCCGCGCTACCCGCAGGTGGCCCTGGAGTTCTTCGAGCGGCTCCGCGCGAACGGGACGGTGGTCGCGAAGACCGTTCAGGCCAACTACTGTGTCCCGTGCGAGAGTTACCTGTTCGAGGCGTTCGTCGCGGGGGCCTGTCCGCACTGCGGCTCGCGGGACACCGCGGGCATCGAGTGCGAGGCGTGCGCGCTTCCCTTCGCCGACCACGAGTTGCTGGACCCGAGCTGCAGCTCCTGCGGGACCCCGGCCGAGCAGCGCGAACTCACCCGCTACTACATGCCCTTGGAGCCGCTGCGGGCCCGGCTGGCCGACTACCTGCGGTCCGTCGCGATGAGCGCCCGGCTGCGGTCCTACGTGGACCGGGTGATGGCCGCCCCGCTGCCCGACCTGCCGGTGAGCACCGTTGCCGCGGACGGCATCCTGCTGCCGGCCGACCCGTCCGGCGCGACCGACGGCCAGCGGATGTACTCGGCCTTCGAGCTGGCCGCGCGCTTCATCACGGCGGTGGACGACCTGGCCCGTCAGCACGGCGTGGCCAGCTGGGAGGAGTACGCCGAGGCGGTGCAGCCGCGGACGGTGCTGTTCTTCGGCTTCGACAACGCCTTCCTGCGCGCGGTGGTCTTCCCCGCCGTTCTCGGGGCCTTCACCGACAAGCTGGCGCTCGCCGACACCATGGTGTGCAACGAGTTCTACCTGCTCGACGGGCAGAAGTTCTCGACCGGGCGCAAGCACGCGATCTGGGGCCGGGACGCGTTCCGCCCGGAGACGAGCGACCAGCTTCGGCTCTACCTGGCCGCCACCAGCCCGGACATCCGGCGCCGGGACTTCGTCGTCGCGGACTACGAGCGCTTCGTCCGTGACGAGTTGGCCGGGCAGTGGGAGGGCTGGCTGGCCTCGGTCGACGACCGGCTGCGCAAGTACTTCGGCGGCGTGGCGCCGGAGGCGGGCAGCTGGAACGGCGAGGCCGAGCAGTTCTACGGCCGGATCCGCGCCTTCGCCGCCCGGCTGACGAGTGCCCTGGAGCCGGAACGTTTCTCCGCCCGTGCCGCCGCGCGCGAGCTCCGCGACTTCGTGGCCGAGGCCCGCCGGTTCACCGAGGTCTGCGAGGACGTCCTCGTGGTGCAGCCGGTCTCGGCCACGGCCAGGACCTGCACGGCCCTGGAGCTGATGGCCGTCCGGGCCTTGGCGGTGGCGGCCGAGCCGCTGCTGCCGGAGCTGGCCGCCCGCCTCTCCGGGCAGCTGGGGGCAGCCGCCTCCGCAGCCGGGGACGACCCCGTGCGGTGGGTCGCGCCCGGTACCGCCGTCGCCCTGACCGGTCCGTACTTCTCGTCGGACGCGCTGATCGGTCCATCGCACTGA